From Acidobacteriota bacterium, a single genomic window includes:
- a CDS encoding tetratricopeptide repeat protein translates to MTNLKKSAFRLFGSGFVLFLFVAVGFSQQVQRAEFDVTGYKMDVQLSPNENKLAATVDVSFVPKADTRNVAFELNGSLTIESITKIQSQSVVSTTTATPQPKTKTTPKPAVPTNQLTFVQDRVGVSELGPSVKIDLGETAVAGSTVTLRFKYYGVLVTAEGGPLLTKRLAYVGSENGYLMYAARWFPFHNYAADFATSDITISIPTGYSIAGYSDQPSAAVGGKQRFVQSRPGLIGNFAYDRYASKTLRFGEFEFQFFTKAANDQLVSQYGETLGRAFDFYTKKYGLPESGRKFVIAQIDDDSLEFYSAPGVLFVAQRLFDQSREVTAERMQREAAYQWWGLSAGLKSFDDAWLSQGLAEYSAFSLRESQLTGPALESLRRELLEKALTFEPTASLLRAPSSLDDQSTAYQYIMFAKGAFAYKLLRDTIGDQKFDQLLRAYLERYRGKNASIDDFEKLTSEIAGQNMRYFFARWVESTGVPEFKADYLIIRTRAGKFVTRGTVRQNYDNLRLPLEIQLRSEGGEGLKTVTVNIEEASADFNIESDGKPLELIIDPNYKLLRISDELRISSIARRGIEQFKEGNYVEAQQQFEQALKLDRSNAWIYYHLGLLFLEQRNYDLAIDNFKAVEALGVQGDARPAWLHVWALIKKGNAYDAKGDRTRAMDAYNKGAALGDNYDNAQEVIKRYQDSPYDPRDKTSTTAVK, encoded by the coding sequence ATGACGAATCTAAAAAAATCTGCTTTTCGGCTTTTCGGGTCCGGTTTTGTGCTTTTTCTTTTTGTTGCGGTCGGCTTTTCCCAACAGGTCCAGCGCGCTGAATTCGACGTTACCGGTTACAAGATGGACGTCCAGCTTTCGCCGAACGAAAACAAGCTTGCGGCGACCGTCGACGTCAGTTTCGTTCCCAAAGCCGACACGCGCAATGTCGCCTTCGAACTCAACGGATCGCTGACGATCGAGAGCATCACGAAGATTCAGTCGCAGTCGGTTGTTTCTACGACGACTGCCACCCCGCAACCGAAAACCAAGACGACGCCGAAACCGGCCGTTCCGACGAATCAGCTGACGTTCGTGCAGGACCGCGTCGGCGTTTCCGAACTCGGACCGAGCGTCAAGATCGATCTTGGTGAAACCGCGGTTGCCGGTTCGACCGTCACTTTGAGGTTCAAGTATTACGGAGTGCTCGTAACGGCCGAAGGCGGACCGCTTCTGACCAAGCGGCTGGCTTATGTCGGGAGCGAGAACGGTTACTTGATGTACGCCGCACGCTGGTTTCCGTTTCACAACTATGCCGCCGATTTTGCAACGAGCGACATTACGATCTCGATCCCGACGGGCTACTCGATCGCCGGCTACAGCGATCAGCCGTCGGCCGCGGTCGGCGGAAAGCAGCGTTTCGTTCAGTCGCGCCCGGGCTTGATCGGCAATTTCGCATATGACCGTTACGCGAGCAAGACGCTGCGCTTCGGCGAGTTCGAGTTTCAGTTCTTTACAAAGGCCGCAAACGATCAACTCGTCTCGCAGTACGGCGAAACGCTCGGCCGCGCGTTTGATTTCTATACCAAGAAATACGGACTTCCCGAAAGCGGACGCAAGTTCGTCATCGCGCAGATCGACGACGACAGTCTCGAGTTCTATTCCGCTCCCGGAGTGCTTTTCGTCGCGCAACGTTTGTTCGATCAATCCCGCGAAGTAACCGCCGAAAGGATGCAGCGCGAAGCCGCGTATCAATGGTGGGGACTTTCGGCCGGTTTGAAGTCGTTTGACGACGCCTGGCTCTCGCAGGGACTCGCCGAATACAGCGCGTTCTCTCTGCGCGAAAGTCAGTTGACCGGTCCGGCGCTTGAATCTCTGCGCCGTGAACTTCTCGAAAAGGCTCTGACATTCGAACCGACGGCATCTCTTCTGCGCGCGCCGTCGAGTCTCGACGATCAATCTACGGCGTATCAATACATTATGTTCGCCAAGGGCGCATTCGCTTACAAGCTTTTGCGCGACACGATCGGTGATCAAAAGTTCGATCAGCTGCTTCGCGCATACCTCGAGCGCTACCGCGGGAAGAACGCCTCGATCGATGATTTCGAGAAACTGACCAGCGAGATCGCCGGCCAGAATATGCGCTACTTTTTCGCCCGCTGGGTCGAGAGCACGGGAGTTCCGGAATTCAAGGCCGACTATCTGATCATCCGCACGCGCGCCGGAAAATTCGTCACGCGCGGAACGGTCCGGCAGAACTACGACAATCTCCGTTTGCCGCTCGAGATCCAGCTCCGTTCCGAAGGCGGCGAGGGACTGAAGACGGTGACCGTCAATATCGAAGAGGCGAGCGCTGATTTCAACATCGAATCCGACGGCAAACCTCTCGAATTGATCATTGATCCGAACTACAAGCTGTTGCGGATCTCGGACGAACTCCGCATTTCGTCCATCGCGCGCCGCGGCATCGAACAGTTCAAGGAAGGCAACTACGTCGAGGCGCAACAGCAGTTCGAACAGGCGCTGAAACTCGACCGTTCGAACGCCTGGATCTATTATCACCTCGGACTGCTCTTCCTCGAGCAGCGCAATTACGATCTCGCGATCGACAACTTCAAAGCCGTCGAGGCGCTCGGCGTTCAAGGCGACGCCCGTCCGGCCTGGCTTCACGTCTGGGCATTGATCAAAAAGGGAAATGCCTACGACGCGAAAGGCGACCGAACGCGGGCAATGGATGCATACAACAAGGGAGCCGCGCTCGGCGACAATTACGACAACGCGCAAGAAGTCATAAAGCGGTATCAGGATAGTCCCTACGACCCGCGCGACAAGACGAGTACGACGGCAGTCAAATAA
- a CDS encoding TonB-dependent receptor translates to MRFSQVLRLFSMVFVLTLTQNALAQATGSLTGTVKDPNGAVVQGATIVAKNKATNQSRTAVTNGEGRWTINLLPVGVYSITFEKDGFKRGVTENVAVETSVERTVEATLEIGAADAVVTVTSDQQLVQTESPTITRQITGEEVTKLPTSTRSFTGLLSSEAGVSSELSPVGVNGNGNISPSVNGTRTTSTSLFFNGIDATNITSNEGSLSDNISPAPETLQEVKLQTSLYDASTGRSGGGNFQLVTKSGGNRFNGSAYYYLQNKAFNSNEFFLKESGNEKPRADRTEAGLTVGGPILKDKVFFFGGYQYTNANTGLVPTARTRTILPLALSVLGTDRSKAAIAAAFNQFNSCTVGTNCLTATDVSDVAWRIFNLQNPVTGGFVLPSLQGTTFRNLGIVDQTGSGSYQFGGFPTVTSRTLQRNNPLVEVISVEPSKFKQNQYTMRLDGQLSKSNTLSGTLFWADFPGLDSFPDPNSLASPFTLRRNDRNRTLAITDTHIISPNWINEFRFGYFSLNNTRRLDDDFLAITNESIGVFNPATTFDNSAATLRLGHYIGRNNLANFSFGGPNDSFNKRKQVTLSFGNNVNWIFGNHNIKFGGDFKRHQFDTNLPEEQATEFEKFDSFTQLVTGNATEADTQYGVTDKSFRFMDWGFYLTDNWKINRKLSVNWGLRYELFMRPTEKNGRIGNFDLESFQPCFAKTGGTTALCDNPTRGFIVPSNVNLVGNPVVDGAINATNVVGNKHTLNGEDYNNFAPRVGFAYSITDKLVVRGGYGLFYDRPSAAFINTVFSNYPFLREVEITVPSGNVPIATAFSNTPTTIPLNQWLPFRIVRSSGATGAYQIRDNTPITADSRGVPFAAGVFGNIAETFEFRAIDRDVQTPFVHQWNIGVQYELMKDLLFEARYIGTAGRNLLLANALNQGFDLNDPNTPDHIFERFNQAYVAAGAPNGALNSGATARERGLGRAFGFLNTVTGQVDLNLSAANGTVIGFEARVPVLGFNVPEALLLQSKGYSDYHGGQFSLTKRFSKGLQFNVAYTFSKSIDIMSSDPGSTAGSGKPDVPNTGFITQGDSRNLSNNRAVSDFDRTHRFSTNFVWEIPTGGMQNAFVKGWSVSGFFQAQSGTPYTVFASEPEIANVSQLTNLARGSGGLYRPGFGRPNTTCSSADAVSGASTSNLNVINSSCFTSPLGGFGNLGRNTFRGSMQKRFDLSFAKNTKISERFSIEVGFDLFNVFNTVNFANPNSDLQDTVDFGIITNTTGGPRVGQFRAKFRF, encoded by the coding sequence ATGCGATTCAGCCAAGTATTAAGACTGTTTTCGATGGTCTTTGTTTTAACGCTAACTCAAAACGCCCTCGCGCAGGCGACAGGAAGTCTGACAGGGACGGTGAAGGACCCGAACGGAGCGGTCGTTCAAGGCGCAACGATCGTCGCCAAGAATAAAGCGACGAATCAGTCGCGCACCGCGGTGACCAACGGCGAGGGGAGATGGACCATCAACCTTCTGCCGGTCGGAGTTTATTCGATCACGTTTGAAAAGGATGGTTTCAAACGCGGCGTCACCGAGAATGTCGCAGTTGAAACGTCGGTCGAGCGCACGGTCGAGGCAACGCTCGAGATAGGCGCGGCCGACGCTGTTGTTACCGTGACGAGCGACCAACAATTGGTCCAGACGGAATCGCCGACAATCACCCGGCAGATCACCGGAGAAGAGGTCACCAAGTTGCCGACGTCGACGCGTTCCTTTACCGGACTGCTTTCGTCGGAAGCCGGAGTTTCGTCGGAACTCTCGCCGGTCGGAGTCAATGGAAACGGAAACATATCGCCATCGGTCAACGGAACCCGGACGACATCGACCAGTCTTTTCTTCAACGGGATCGACGCGACGAACATCACGAGCAACGAAGGTTCGCTTTCAGACAATATCTCGCCCGCACCGGAGACTCTTCAAGAGGTGAAGTTGCAGACTTCGCTCTACGATGCTTCGACCGGACGCAGCGGCGGAGGCAATTTCCAGCTCGTCACCAAGTCCGGCGGAAATCGTTTTAACGGGTCCGCATATTACTACCTTCAAAACAAGGCGTTTAACTCAAATGAGTTCTTTCTTAAGGAAAGCGGCAACGAAAAGCCGCGAGCCGATCGAACCGAAGCCGGTCTTACAGTCGGCGGGCCGATTCTGAAAGACAAGGTCTTCTTCTTTGGTGGTTATCAGTATACGAACGCAAACACCGGACTCGTTCCGACGGCGCGAACGCGCACCATCCTGCCGCTGGCACTAAGCGTGCTCGGTACCGATCGATCGAAGGCGGCGATCGCGGCAGCATTCAATCAATTCAACAGCTGCACCGTCGGAACAAACTGTCTGACCGCGACGGACGTCTCGGACGTCGCCTGGCGAATCTTCAATCTTCAAAATCCGGTTACCGGAGGGTTTGTTCTGCCGAGCCTACAGGGCACGACCTTCCGAAATCTTGGAATCGTGGACCAGACGGGTTCAGGCAGCTATCAATTCGGCGGTTTTCCGACCGTCACGAGCCGGACGCTTCAACGCAACAATCCGCTTGTTGAGGTTATCAGCGTCGAACCGTCCAAGTTCAAACAGAACCAGTACACGATGCGACTTGACGGGCAGCTTTCAAAGTCCAACACGCTCAGCGGGACTCTGTTTTGGGCCGATTTTCCGGGTCTCGATTCATTCCCCGACCCCAATTCGCTCGCATCTCCGTTTACCCTGCGCCGCAACGATCGCAACCGGACGCTGGCGATAACGGACACCCATATCATTTCGCCAAACTGGATAAACGAATTTCGTTTCGGGTATTTTTCGCTCAACAACACGCGGCGTCTGGACGACGACTTTCTGGCGATCACGAATGAAAGCATTGGCGTCTTCAATCCGGCAACGACATTTGACAACAGCGCCGCGACGTTGCGCCTCGGGCATTACATCGGGCGCAATAACCTCGCGAATTTCTCATTTGGAGGTCCGAACGATTCGTTCAACAAGCGCAAGCAAGTGACTTTGAGTTTTGGCAACAACGTCAATTGGATTTTTGGGAACCACAACATCAAATTTGGAGGCGATTTCAAACGGCATCAATTCGATACTAACCTGCCCGAAGAACAAGCAACCGAGTTCGAAAAGTTCGACAGCTTTACACAACTGGTGACCGGTAATGCGACCGAGGCAGACACGCAGTATGGCGTGACCGACAAGAGCTTCCGTTTTATGGACTGGGGCTTCTATTTGACCGACAACTGGAAGATCAATCGCAAACTCAGCGTAAACTGGGGACTACGGTATGAACTGTTTATGCGTCCAACTGAAAAGAATGGCCGCATCGGAAATTTCGATCTGGAGTCATTTCAACCGTGTTTTGCGAAAACCGGCGGAACGACCGCGCTTTGCGACAACCCGACCCGCGGCTTCATCGTTCCGAGCAACGTGAATTTGGTCGGCAATCCGGTCGTCGACGGAGCTATCAACGCGACCAACGTCGTCGGCAACAAACACACGTTGAACGGCGAAGATTACAACAATTTTGCACCGCGCGTCGGCTTTGCATATTCGATCACCGACAAGTTGGTGGTCCGCGGCGGTTACGGGCTCTTCTACGATCGACCGAGCGCGGCGTTCATCAACACCGTGTTTTCAAACTACCCGTTCCTTCGTGAGGTCGAGATCACCGTTCCATCCGGCAATGTGCCGATCGCGACGGCCTTCTCGAACACGCCGACGACGATCCCGCTGAACCAGTGGCTGCCGTTCCGCATCGTTCGCTCATCGGGTGCAACCGGCGCGTACCAGATTCGCGACAACACGCCGATCACGGCTGATTCGCGCGGCGTCCCGTTTGCGGCAGGTGTTTTCGGGAATATCGCCGAGACGTTTGAGTTTCGTGCGATCGACCGCGACGTTCAAACTCCTTTTGTTCACCAGTGGAACATCGGTGTGCAGTATGAACTGATGAAAGACCTCCTTTTCGAAGCTCGGTACATTGGAACGGCCGGCCGAAACCTACTGCTCGCAAACGCGCTGAATCAAGGTTTCGACTTGAACGATCCGAACACGCCCGATCACATTTTCGAGCGTTTCAACCAAGCATATGTAGCAGCCGGTGCGCCAAACGGTGCCTTGAATTCCGGAGCGACGGCTCGTGAGCGCGGTCTTGGACGGGCGTTCGGATTTTTGAACACCGTGACCGGACAGGTCGATCTCAATCTATCGGCCGCGAACGGAACCGTGATTGGTTTCGAGGCTCGTGTACCGGTCCTCGGATTCAACGTTCCCGAGGCACTGCTACTGCAATCAAAAGGATATTCCGACTATCACGGCGGACAGTTCAGTCTGACGAAGCGATTTTCGAAAGGATTGCAGTTCAACGTCGCTTACACCTTCTCGAAGTCGATCGACATTATGTCGTCCGATCCGGGAAGCACGGCCGGCAGCGGAAAGCCCGATGTTCCCAACACGGGATTCATCACTCAGGGAGATTCACGAAACTTGAGCAACAACCGGGCCGTCTCCGACTTTGATCGGACGCATCGGTTCAGCACGAATTTCGTCTGGGAAATTCCGACCGGCGGAATGCAAAACGCGTTCGTCAAAGGGTGGTCAGTTTCGGGATTCTTCCAGGCGCAGTCGGGTACGCCGTACACGGTTTTTGCGAGTGAGCCGGAAATTGCCAACGTATCGCAATTGACAAATCTGGCGCGCGGTTCGGGCGGACTGTATCGACCTGGCTTCGGTCGTCCGAATACGACATGTTCATCCGCCGACGCAGTCAGCGGGGCAAGCACGAGCAATCTGAATGTCATCAATTCGTCGTGCTTCACATCGCCGCTCGGCGGCTTCGGAAATCTCGGACGCAACACCTTCCGGGGATCTATGCAGAAGCGTTTCGATCTGAGTTTTGCAAAGAATACCAAGATCAGCGAACGGTTCAGCATCGAGGTCGGGTTCGATCTGTTCAACGTCTTCAACACGGTGAACTTTGCGAATCCGAACAGTGACCTTCAGGATACGGTCGATTTCGGAATCATCACGAACACGACCGGCGGCCCGCGCGTCGGACAGTTTCGAGCGAAGTTCCGGTTTTGA
- a CDS encoding nucleotidyltransferase family protein: protein MNPKSEIQNPRSVLILAAGEARRFDYFPKQLLEFEGRSLVRRAVETALDSTADFVCVVLGAYAERIKPHIDDLPVLIVVNESWADGIGSSIKSGLEILIQQVPDVESVAIILADQPLIDASVIDRLFASAADSGIAAAEYAGTVGVPAVFSAEFFEELLGLDPSEGAKRVISGNLNRTSRILVPSANLDIDEPSDFAELCNISVTNN, encoded by the coding sequence GTGAATCCAAAATCCGAAATCCAAAATCCAAGATCGGTCCTGATTCTTGCTGCCGGCGAGGCGCGGCGGTTTGATTATTTTCCAAAACAACTGCTCGAATTTGAGGGCAGATCGCTCGTTCGGCGCGCCGTTGAGACGGCACTGGATTCAACGGCCGATTTCGTTTGCGTCGTTCTCGGGGCATACGCCGAACGCATCAAACCCCATATCGACGATTTGCCTGTCTTGATCGTGGTCAACGAAAGCTGGGCCGACGGGATCGGTTCGTCCATCAAGAGCGGACTTGAGATCTTGATTCAACAAGTTCCGGATGTCGAATCGGTCGCCATCATTCTCGCCGATCAGCCCTTGATCGACGCGTCGGTCATCGATCGGCTTTTCGCGAGCGCCGCTGATTCAGGGATCGCCGCCGCCGAATACGCGGGAACCGTCGGCGTCCCGGCGGTCTTTTCGGCTGAATTCTTCGAAGAACTCCTCGGACTCGACCCGTCCGAAGGGGCGAAGCGTGTGATCTCCGGAAACCTGAATCGAACTTCAAGAATTCTCGTACCTTCGGCCAACCTGGATATCGACGAGCCTTCGGACTTTGCCGAATTGTGTAATATCTCCGTAACCAACAATTAA